The following are from one region of the Hymenobacter radiodurans genome:
- a CDS encoding sugar transferase, translating into MIRTIQKLKLIGADFGAALLAWICFFLLRKYLLSEINEGYVFTESVMFSLTGSAVVIASFWLVLYALIGEYRDIFRKSRLAEIIGLARVSFIGAIVIFFAFLLDDEGVSSYQLYYKTISAYFLLHFFITAVLRTWAVSSIQKLVRSGVISFNTLLVGSNSLAHDTYHELARTSRHLGLKLVGFTPVGDTVDEALAEALPQHDNYQRLPALIRTLGIEQVVIAIEPSEHRVIQELLALLEGTTARVSVLPDLYQMLLGSVKVNHLFGTPLIEIKQDLLPLWQKILKRLIDVVGSGSFLLLGWPVYAFTAVMVKMSSPGPIFYAQERIGRHGVPFRIYKFRSMYMNAEDCGPALSSDRDPRITPWGRFMRKVRLDELPQFWNVIKGDMSIVGPRPERQFFINQITKIAPHYRHLHRVRPGLTSLGQVKYGYAETVPQMIERLKFDILYIENMSLAMDFRVLLYTLKIIIEGRGK; encoded by the coding sequence TTGATCCGTACCATCCAAAAGCTGAAGCTGATAGGCGCCGACTTCGGTGCGGCCCTTTTGGCATGGATATGTTTTTTTCTGCTGCGTAAGTACCTGCTCAGCGAAATCAATGAAGGCTACGTTTTCACCGAAAGCGTGATGTTCTCGCTTACGGGCTCGGCCGTTGTCATTGCGTCTTTCTGGCTGGTGCTGTACGCCCTGATTGGGGAATACCGCGATATTTTTCGCAAATCCCGGCTGGCCGAAATTATTGGACTGGCGCGGGTATCGTTTATTGGGGCAATTGTAATTTTCTTCGCTTTTCTGCTTGATGACGAAGGCGTAAGCAGCTACCAGCTCTATTACAAAACGATTTCGGCCTACTTCCTGCTCCATTTCTTTATCACGGCGGTGCTGCGTACATGGGCCGTGAGCAGCATACAGAAGCTGGTGCGAAGCGGCGTAATTTCGTTTAATACCCTACTTGTTGGCTCCAATTCCCTGGCCCACGACACGTATCATGAGTTGGCGCGCACCAGCCGCCACTTGGGGCTCAAACTCGTTGGGTTTACGCCCGTGGGCGACACCGTGGATGAAGCACTGGCCGAAGCCCTGCCGCAGCACGACAACTACCAGCGCCTGCCGGCCCTCATCCGCACGCTGGGTATCGAGCAAGTCGTAATTGCCATTGAGCCCAGCGAGCACCGCGTCATTCAGGAACTGCTAGCCCTGCTGGAAGGTACTACGGCCCGCGTAAGTGTGCTGCCCGACCTCTACCAGATGCTGCTGGGCTCGGTGAAGGTAAACCACCTGTTTGGCACGCCGCTCATTGAGATAAAGCAGGACTTGCTGCCGCTGTGGCAAAAGATTCTGAAGCGGCTGATTGACGTGGTGGGCTCCGGCTCGTTTCTGCTGCTGGGCTGGCCGGTATATGCCTTCACGGCCGTCATGGTCAAGATGTCCTCGCCGGGGCCGATATTCTACGCGCAGGAGCGCATCGGGCGCCACGGAGTGCCATTTCGGATCTATAAGTTTCGCTCGATGTACATGAATGCGGAGGACTGCGGCCCCGCCCTCAGCTCCGACCGCGACCCCCGCATTACGCCTTGGGGGCGTTTTATGCGCAAGGTGCGCCTCGACGAATTGCCCCAGTTCTGGAACGTGATTAAGGGCGATATGAGCATTGTGGGCCCCCGCCCCGAGCGGCAGTTTTTTATCAACCAAATCACCAAAATTGCCCCCCACTACCGCCATCTGCACCGCGTGCGTCCCGGCCTGACGTCGCTGGGGCAAGTGAAGTATGGCTACGCCGAAACCGTTCCGCAGATGATCGAGCGGCTCAAATTCGACATTCTCTACATCGAGAACATGAGCTTAGCCATGGACTTTCGGGTCCTCCTCTACACGCTTAAGATTATTATCGAAGGGCGCGGAAAGTAA
- a CDS encoding cation:dicarboxylate symporter family transporter — protein MKKIVTNLTFWVLTAIIAGALLGHFAPDTAVKMDVLGKAFINVVKLFINPIIFLTITLGISSMGDLKKVGRIGGKALIYFEVVTTLALLIGIGVAYVIQPGAGVVPQSADGSSISQYTQKAGEFSWLQFLADNLTLQVLLVSIVGGIFLSRYARRQPIIDRLTWASRYVFLGLHWVMRFAPIGAFGGMAFTIGKYGVETLIPLGKLMVTVYITMALFVFLVLGAILRYCRLKLLSFLGYIKEELLIVLGTSSSEAGLPGLMEKLERMGCAKPVVGLVVPAGYSFNLDGTTIYLSLATLFLAQVYNVTLTGGQILTVIGILMVTSKGAAGVTGSGFVVLASTLTAIKVIPVEGLALLLGVDRFMSEARSITNFIGNGVATIFLAHNEGALDHAQAERMLSGHTSVSTVDEAIEQYNPSLPNLPVEPAAPQKKVL, from the coding sequence ATGAAAAAAATCGTCACCAACCTCACCTTCTGGGTGCTGACCGCCATTATAGCTGGGGCATTGCTGGGGCACTTTGCGCCAGATACGGCCGTGAAGATGGATGTGCTGGGCAAGGCTTTTATCAACGTGGTGAAGCTCTTCATCAACCCCATCATTTTTCTCACTATCACCCTGGGCATCAGTAGCATGGGCGACTTGAAGAAGGTGGGACGAATTGGCGGCAAGGCGCTGATTTATTTTGAAGTAGTCACTACGCTGGCCCTCCTTATCGGGATCGGGGTGGCCTACGTTATTCAACCAGGCGCGGGCGTGGTGCCGCAAAGCGCCGATGGTTCCAGTATCAGTCAGTACACCCAGAAAGCCGGCGAATTCTCCTGGCTACAGTTTCTGGCCGACAACCTGACGCTGCAAGTGTTGCTCGTATCCATTGTGGGGGGCATTTTTCTGAGCCGCTACGCCAGACGCCAGCCCATCATCGACCGGCTTACCTGGGCCTCGCGCTACGTGTTTCTGGGACTGCACTGGGTGATGCGCTTTGCGCCCATCGGGGCATTTGGCGGCATGGCCTTCACCATCGGCAAGTACGGCGTCGAGACCCTAATTCCGCTGGGCAAACTCATGGTGACGGTTTACATCACGATGGCGCTGTTCGTCTTTTTGGTGCTGGGGGCCATTTTGCGCTACTGCCGCCTGAAGCTATTGTCGTTTCTAGGCTACATCAAAGAGGAACTGCTCATTGTGCTGGGCACTTCTTCCTCAGAGGCTGGCTTGCCGGGCTTGATGGAGAAACTGGAGCGCATGGGCTGCGCCAAGCCCGTGGTCGGACTTGTGGTGCCGGCGGGCTATTCCTTTAACCTCGATGGCACTACAATTTACCTGTCATTGGCCACCCTATTTCTGGCCCAGGTGTACAACGTAACCCTGACCGGGGGGCAAATTCTGACCGTAATCGGTATCCTGATGGTAACCAGCAAGGGCGCGGCTGGCGTGACGGGCTCAGGGTTTGTGGTGCTGGCTAGCACGCTTACGGCCATCAAAGTAATTCCAGTGGAGGGCCTAGCTTTGCTGCTGGGCGTCGACCGCTTTATGTCGGAGGCTCGTTCCATCACCAACTTCATCGGCAACGGAGTGGCCACCATTTTCCTGGCCCACAATGAAGGCGCCCTCGACCATGCACAGGCCGAGCGCATGCTGAGCGGCCACACTTCCGTATCGACTGTAGACGAGGCAATTGAGCAGTACAATCCTTCCCTGCCTAATTTGCCAGTAGAGCCAGCTGCGCCGCAGAAAAAGGTGCTGTAG
- a CDS encoding AEC family transporter, translated as MTNLTVLLLCLGVGAALRRWSLVPSNAPAVLNQLLVMVFMPALTFLHLAVARLDSHFLLPVLAPWLIFGAAVVFFELMGRRMRLSRATIGALILTGGISSTSFVGFPIFELLYGREGLELGIMMSQAGSFLVVVTLGVAVASWYGSAEPTWGSMVRNVLRFPPFLAFVLAMIANAADYQHPELVRGVLEKISGPFPVIALLSVGLQMNLRVPPAQTRPIVLGLTYKLLLAPLLIYSIYQAAVQQHDQVVDLCILGAAIGPMNTAAVVAERYGLDPPLAAQMVGLGIPLSLPLLALLGWWFTR; from the coding sequence ATGACCAACCTAACCGTGCTGTTGCTGTGCTTGGGTGTGGGTGCGGCGTTGCGGCGGTGGAGCTTGGTGCCGTCTAATGCGCCTGCGGTGCTCAATCAGCTGCTGGTGATGGTGTTCATGCCGGCCCTTACCTTCCTGCATCTGGCCGTGGCCCGGCTCGATAGTCACTTTCTGCTGCCGGTGCTGGCGCCGTGGTTGATTTTTGGGGCGGCCGTTGTGTTTTTTGAATTGATGGGGCGGCGCATGCGGCTTTCGCGGGCAACCATTGGAGCGCTTATCCTGACGGGGGGCATTAGCAGTACTTCGTTTGTTGGCTTTCCGATTTTTGAGCTGCTATATGGGCGCGAAGGGCTGGAGCTGGGCATTATGATGAGTCAGGCCGGGTCCTTTCTGGTCGTGGTCACGCTGGGGGTGGCAGTCGCTTCCTGGTATGGGTCTGCCGAGCCGACGTGGGGATCAATGGTGCGCAATGTGCTGCGGTTTCCGCCGTTTCTGGCCTTCGTGCTGGCCATGATAGCCAACGCGGCTGACTATCAACACCCCGAGCTGGTGCGCGGGGTGCTAGAAAAAATTAGCGGACCCTTTCCGGTTATTGCGCTGCTTTCGGTGGGCTTGCAGATGAATTTGAGAGTGCCGCCGGCGCAGACCCGCCCCATAGTGTTGGGCCTGACGTACAAGCTGCTATTGGCCCCGCTGCTTATCTATAGCATTTACCAGGCAGCCGTCCAGCAACACGACCAGGTGGTGGATCTTTGCATATTAGGAGCGGCTATTGGCCCCATGAATACGGCGGCCGTGGTGGCGGAGCGCTACGGCCTCGACCCACCGCTGGCCGCCCAAATGGTGGGACTTGGGATTCCGCTTTCTTTGCCGTTGCTGGCATTGTTGGGGTGGTGGTTTACGCGGTAA
- a CDS encoding protein-L-isoaspartate(D-aspartate) O-methyltransferase, protein MDANSYRHRGLRRALVEELRRKGIRDERVLAAVGTVPRHLFFAPAFQAHAYQDKAFPIGEGQTISQPYTVAYQTELLRLTPHDKVLEIGTGSGYQCCVLLQLTPHVYSIEYNPVLFEGTRKRLAALHQHAHLVCGDGSLGLPEQAPFDKILVTAGSPNIPRPLLRQLRIGGALVIPVGDAQVQRMMRVVRESEDEFSREIFEEFRFVPLLGRAGWGTP, encoded by the coding sequence ATGGACGCTAATAGCTACCGACACCGCGGCCTTCGCCGCGCCCTTGTGGAAGAGCTTCGCCGTAAGGGTATTCGCGACGAGCGGGTGCTCGCGGCCGTAGGCACGGTGCCGCGTCACCTTTTCTTCGCGCCCGCTTTTCAGGCCCACGCTTATCAGGACAAGGCCTTCCCGATTGGAGAAGGCCAAACCATCTCGCAGCCCTACACGGTTGCCTATCAAACCGAGCTGCTCCGCCTAACGCCCCACGACAAAGTGCTGGAAATTGGTACCGGCTCGGGGTATCAGTGCTGCGTGCTGCTCCAGCTCACGCCCCACGTCTACAGCATCGAGTATAACCCAGTGCTCTTTGAAGGCACCCGCAAGCGCCTCGCGGCTCTGCACCAGCACGCCCACCTGGTTTGCGGCGACGGTTCGCTGGGCTTACCCGAGCAGGCACCTTTCGACAAGATTCTGGTGACGGCCGGCTCGCCGAATATTCCGCGGCCCCTGCTGCGCCAGCTGCGCATCGGCGGCGCGCTGGTTATTCCGGTCGGCGATGCGCAGGTGCAGCGCATGATGCGCGTCGTGCGGGAGAGCGAAGACGAGTTTTCGCGGGAAATTTTTGAGGAATTTCGGTTTGTTCCGTTGCTGGGACGGGCTGGCTGGGGTACGCCCTGA
- a CDS encoding TonB-dependent receptor domain-containing protein, with translation MKLLLPFAHRCQLLLLAVVPFLGLASPAAATDRTEQSVLEQHVTLLLEEQPVLTALASLENQVHTRFLYSPQLIGANRKVTVQAVDTPLSGVLQSLFGPLQITYEVVNSGILLAPLALPKTAVDATITGRVTGEGGEAIPGATVLEMGTTNGISTDGDGRFSITVKPGATLVVSAIGFKSQQIAVGERTTLDVRLQTSTTELGQVTVVGSRGLPRTDVERPAPVDVLNAKELQATGQVDLGQQVQFNSPSFNSAKTGVNGVANYADPATLRGLSPDQVLVLVDGKRRHQFSALNLNVTVGSGTVVTDLNAVPSLAIERIEVLRDGAAAQYGSDAIAGVINLGLNKSTGVATVRTQFGVTQEGDGAQYLAGANYGIKLGKTNPGYLNLTLQYQRQNQTDRSDDYLGGIYTVFPALTAANPTPTATQITNENRIRAERGVYPPVGEPFKVGVYGSNQADIYQGFYNLGVPIGGSGWSVYSFGGYSRKDILAYGFFRNAQPNNVNYSPVHPDGYLPELPGRSDDYSAVIGLNRKLAGGWNLDFSTGYGYNYLDLDANKTANPSMGADSPTDFYVGRSAFGQSTSEVNVSRNYVGLFGTKSFNLALGSQFRIDRFQLEKGSPESYFVGPLALAAAATPTSPARTAKAPGSSGRPGIAPDDETDETRRNVGVYVDVESDITERLLVTTALRYENYSDFGSNISGKLASRFKVTDGIALRGSINRGFRAPSLQQTFNSVSTSTVQAGAIVQTKQLRNNDPRLVPLGVTDPKAETSWNYSLGVAAKLTEDLLFTIDAYQIDIEDRIINSERLVKSDIRALQTADFANISEIRFFTNAIDTRTRGIDLVTTYKYDFSERSRLSTSLALTFNATEIVRTGDTPAALQAGTTNRILLIDTVSIGLIERAQPRQKVLFSLTYQVGKFSITPRASYFGPVTAYEKPANITTPAPRYVPHISQEFEGKTLLDLALVYNPVKAVSVTVGANNITNVYPDKVDAARFASYSYGEIPYSRNVAQFGFNGAYYYSNITLTF, from the coding sequence ATGAAATTACTTCTACCCTTCGCTCACCGCTGCCAGCTATTGCTGCTCGCCGTGGTGCCGTTTCTCGGGCTGGCCTCGCCAGCGGCGGCAACCGACCGGACCGAACAGAGCGTACTGGAACAGCATGTGACTTTGCTGCTGGAAGAGCAGCCGGTACTCACGGCCCTGGCCAGCCTTGAAAACCAAGTGCACACGCGCTTTCTATACAGCCCGCAGCTTATTGGCGCCAACCGCAAGGTGACGGTGCAGGCAGTAGATACGCCCTTGAGTGGCGTGCTTCAGTCGTTATTTGGGCCCCTACAAATTACTTATGAAGTAGTGAACAGTGGTATTCTGCTAGCCCCGTTAGCGTTGCCCAAAACAGCAGTGGATGCCACCATCACCGGCCGCGTCACTGGCGAAGGCGGGGAGGCAATTCCGGGCGCTACCGTCCTGGAGATGGGTACTACAAACGGCATCAGCACCGATGGCGACGGGCGCTTTTCCATCACCGTCAAGCCGGGAGCTACCTTGGTCGTGTCGGCTATTGGCTTTAAAAGTCAACAGATTGCTGTGGGCGAGCGAACCACGCTGGACGTGCGCCTGCAAACCAGCACCACGGAGCTAGGTCAGGTAACGGTGGTAGGCTCGCGCGGCCTGCCCCGCACCGACGTAGAGCGCCCTGCCCCCGTTGATGTGCTCAATGCCAAGGAATTGCAAGCCACCGGTCAGGTTGATCTGGGCCAGCAGGTGCAGTTCAATTCTCCGTCCTTCAACTCGGCTAAAACCGGCGTAAATGGCGTAGCTAATTACGCCGACCCCGCCACACTACGCGGCCTCTCCCCCGACCAAGTACTGGTGCTCGTGGATGGCAAGCGCCGCCACCAGTTCTCGGCTCTCAACCTGAACGTGACCGTGGGTAGCGGCACGGTTGTTACAGACCTGAACGCGGTACCGTCATTGGCTATCGAGCGTATTGAAGTGCTGCGCGATGGCGCGGCGGCCCAGTACGGCTCCGACGCTATTGCCGGCGTAATTAACCTTGGACTCAATAAAAGCACGGGCGTTGCCACCGTCAGAACCCAATTTGGGGTGACGCAGGAAGGCGATGGCGCGCAGTATCTGGCCGGGGCTAACTACGGTATCAAGCTGGGCAAAACCAATCCGGGCTACCTCAACTTAACGCTGCAATACCAGCGCCAAAACCAAACCGACCGCTCCGACGACTATCTGGGGGGCATTTATACCGTATTCCCGGCCCTGACCGCCGCCAACCCCACGCCCACCGCCACACAGATTACCAATGAGAACCGCATCCGGGCCGAGCGTGGCGTGTATCCGCCAGTGGGCGAGCCTTTTAAGGTAGGCGTGTACGGCAGCAACCAAGCCGACATTTACCAAGGCTTCTACAACCTGGGCGTGCCGATAGGCGGCTCCGGGTGGTCGGTGTACAGCTTCGGCGGGTACTCGCGCAAAGATATTCTGGCGTACGGCTTCTTCCGGAATGCCCAGCCTAACAACGTGAACTACAGCCCCGTGCACCCTGATGGTTACCTGCCTGAGTTGCCGGGCCGCAGCGACGACTACTCGGCCGTTATAGGGTTGAATCGCAAGTTGGCCGGGGGCTGGAACCTCGATTTTAGCACGGGCTACGGCTATAATTACCTCGACCTCGACGCCAACAAAACCGCTAACCCGTCGATGGGTGCCGACTCCCCCACCGATTTCTACGTAGGTCGTAGCGCCTTCGGGCAGAGCACGAGCGAAGTCAACGTGTCGCGCAATTATGTGGGCCTGTTCGGCACGAAGTCGTTCAACCTGGCTTTAGGCAGCCAGTTTCGGATAGACCGCTTCCAGCTGGAAAAAGGCAGTCCTGAGTCGTACTTCGTGGGCCCGCTGGCGCTGGCCGCGGCCGCTACTCCTACCTCCCCCGCTCGCACGGCCAAGGCACCGGGCTCCAGCGGCCGGCCCGGCATCGCGCCCGACGACGAAACCGACGAGACCCGCCGCAACGTGGGCGTGTACGTAGATGTGGAAAGCGACATTACGGAGCGGCTGCTAGTCACGACGGCTCTGCGCTACGAGAACTACTCCGACTTTGGCTCCAACATTTCGGGCAAGCTGGCCTCGCGTTTTAAAGTTACCGACGGCATTGCACTTCGTGGCTCTATCAACCGCGGCTTCCGGGCACCTTCCCTTCAGCAGACTTTTAACAGCGTATCAACCTCTACGGTGCAGGCCGGCGCAATTGTGCAAACCAAGCAGTTGCGCAACAACGACCCCCGCCTTGTGCCGCTGGGCGTAACCGACCCCAAGGCCGAAACTTCCTGGAATTATAGCTTGGGGGTAGCTGCCAAACTCACCGAAGACCTGCTCTTCACCATCGATGCCTACCAGATTGATATTGAGGACCGCATCATCAACAGTGAGCGATTGGTCAAAAGTGACATTCGAGCCTTGCAAACTGCGGATTTCGCCAACATTAGCGAAATCCGCTTTTTCACCAACGCCATCGATACCCGCACCCGAGGCATCGACCTGGTGACAACTTATAAGTACGATTTCAGTGAGCGTAGTCGCCTGAGCACCAGCCTAGCACTGACGTTTAACGCCACCGAAATTGTGCGTACCGGCGATACGCCTGCAGCCCTGCAAGCAGGTACCACCAACCGCATTCTGCTCATCGATACGGTCAGCATCGGGCTGATAGAGCGGGCCCAGCCGCGCCAGAAAGTACTGTTCTCGCTTACCTATCAGGTGGGCAAATTCAGTATCACGCCCCGCGCCTCCTACTTCGGCCCCGTGACGGCTTATGAAAAGCCAGCCAACATCACCACGCCCGCGCCCCGCTACGTGCCCCATATCAGCCAGGAGTTTGAAGGCAAAACTCTGCTTGATTTGGCTTTGGTGTACAATCCGGTAAAAGCGGTTTCGGTGACGGTGGGTGCCAATAACATCACCAATGTCTACCCCGACAAAGTGGATGCCGCTCGTTTCGCCAGTTATTCCTACGGTGAAATTCCGTATTCGCGAAACGTCGCGCAGTTCGGCTTCAACGGTGCTTATTACTACTCCAACATCACGCTGACTTTTTAG